The following coding sequences lie in one Seriola aureovittata isolate HTS-2021-v1 ecotype China chromosome 5, ASM2101889v1, whole genome shotgun sequence genomic window:
- the gas1a gene encoding growth arrest-specific protein 1a: MAAPGALARSVCRSVSTLSCVLLFFGYFSVASPSHGRRLICWQAIMNCQAEPDCNYAYEHYTRACGPVLSGERKKCPSHCISSLVQLNLTKNGPALEDCSCAHDVVCTSTKRAIEPCLPRTTSTGCTEARRQCERDQQCNSAMHDYLNHCGKLFSGAVCTNACRNVIANMRKIPKGQQLDTCMCDGTERAICEFVKSSMKALCFESTERYESSGNDQDQESDEDTLDLYYPDEPENGASAPTARCVLTLLASILALLPLI; the protein is encoded by the coding sequence ATGGCAGCCCCTGGCGCACTGGCACGGAGCGTCTGTAGGTCTGTCTCCACTCTCAgttgtgtgcttttgttttttggctaCTTCTCCGTGGCCTCGCCGTCCCACGGTCGGCGGCTGATATGCTGGCAAGCAATCATGAACTGCCAAGCCGAGCCCGATTGCAATTACGCATATGAACACTACACGCGCGCATGTGGCCCCGTGTTGAGCGGGGAGAGGAAGAAGTGTCCCAGCCACTGCATCTCCTCGCTCGTCCAGCTCAATCTGACCAAAAACGGGCCGGCGCTGGAGGACTGCAGCTGCGCCCACGACGTGGTGTGCACCAGCACCAAACGGGCCATCGAGCCCTGCCTGCCCAGGACTACCAGCACCGGCTGCACGGAAGCCCGGCGCCAGTGCGAGAGGGACCAGCAGTGCAACTCCGCTATGCACGATTATTTGAACCACTGCGGGAAACTTTTCAGCGGGGCGGTCTGCACGAACGCCTGCCGGAATGTGATAGCCAATATGCGTAAAATACCCAAGGGTCAGCAGCTGGACACTTGTATGTGCGACGGGACGGAGAGGGCCATTTGTGAGTTCGTCAAGAGCAGCATGAAGGCGCTGTGCTTCGAGTCCACCGAGAGGTACGAGAGCAGCGGCAACGACCAGGATCAAGAGTCCGATGAAGACACGTTGGATCTGTACTATCCGGACGAGCCGGAGAACGGAGCCTCTGCTCCAACGGCCCGCTGTGTTTTGACCCTGCTGGCATCCATTTTGGCTCTGTTGCCCCTCATTTAA